The Primulina huaijiensis isolate GDHJ02 chromosome 12, ASM1229523v2, whole genome shotgun sequence genome has a window encoding:
- the LOC140989249 gene encoding uncharacterized protein, whose translation MANLYVQAAPPTDLNRNTEWFMYPGVWTIYILILFFSWLVVLSVFGCSPGMAWTTVHLSHFVVTYHFFHWKKGTPFSDDQGIYNRLTWWEQIDNGKQLTRNRKFLTVVPVVLYLIASHTTDYQYPMIFFNTLAVFILVVAKFPHMHKVRIFGINADQ comes from the exons ATGGCGAATTTGTATGTGCAGGCAGCACCGCCGACGGATCTGAATCGGAATACGGAGTGGTTCATGTATCCCGGTGTGTGGACCATCTACATCCTCATATTATTCTTCTCATGGCTGGTCGTGCTCTCGGTGTTCGGGTGTTCTCCGGGCATGGCATGGACAACTGTTCATCTCTCCCATTTCGTC GTCACGTATCACTTCTTTCACTGGAAGAAGGGAACACCATTTTCAGATGATCAGGGGATCTACAATAGATTGACTTGGTGGGAGCAAATTGATAATGGGAAACAGCTCACCCGTAATAGGAAGTTTTTAACCGTCGTACCAGTTGTACT GTACTTGATAGCCTCGCATACAACCGACTATCAATACCCTATGATCTTCTTCAATACACTGGCAGTTTTTATTCTGGTGGTTGCCAAGTTCCCACATATGCACAAAGTTCGTATCTTTGGCATCAATGCTGATCAATGA